GGCTGCCGCACTGGAATATCGAGTACCGGCGCCTGGACATCGACGCGAGCCTGGCCGGCATGGAACTGGATGCGCTGCTTTCGGACTGCCCGGACTGCCTGATCACCCTGCGCCGGCACCTGGCCAAGCCGGTCCTGCTGGTCACCGCCTACGGCAACTTCCTCGAACAGCCGCTGGCGCAACGCCTGGCGCCCCTGCGCCAACTGGCCCGGCCGCTGTCACGGACGGTGCTCTACCAGGCGCTCAGACAGGCGTTCGAGCATCAGCCGCTGCCGGCCTCCAGCGAGGCCGACGCCACACGCGCGGAGCAGTTCTCGGCGCGGGTGCTGCTGGTGGAGGACAACCCGGTCAACCAACTGGTGGCCAAGGGGCTGCTGCAGAAGCTCGGCTGCGTCGTGGCCGTCGCCGCCAACGGGGAAGAGGCGCTCGCCCAACTGGGCGATGGCACCTTCGATCTGGTACTGATGGACTGCAACATGCCGGTACTGGATGGCTACCAGGCCACCCAGGCGATCCGCGAAAGCGGGCGCTGGCCGGGTCTGCCGATCATCGCCCTGACCGCCAACGCCCTGCCGGACGAACGCGAGCGCTGCCGCGCCGCCGGCATGGACGACTACCTGGCCAAACCCTTCCACCGTGACGAACTGGCGGAAATCCTGGAGCGCTGGGTGGATCACCGCCCGCGCGGTTGAGCTCAGCCGTCCAGCCTCGCCAACTGCAACAGCAATGAATCCAGTTGCTCGCGCAGGCCGTCGGAGGCGCTCAGATCCAAGCCGCTGCGGCACAGCAGGTCTTCACGCAACGGCAGCACCTTGTCACGCAGTGCGTCGCCCGCCGGGGTCAGCCGAAGGTGCACTTCCCGCTCGTCGTGCCGCGCCCGGCGGCGCTCGACCAGTCCCAACTGCTCCAGGCGCTTGAGCAACGGCGTCAGGGTGCCGGAATCGAGCATCAGCCGCTCGCCCAGCGCCTTCACCGAGGGTTGCTCCGGCGGCTCGGCCTGCCACTCCCAGAGCACCAGCATCGCCAGGTACTGCGGGTAGGTCAGGCCAAGCGCCTCGAGCATCGGCCGGTAGCCACGGATCACCGCGCGCGACACCGCGTACAGGCGGAAGCACAGCTGGTTGTCCAGCAACAGCTCCGGCTGCAGAACTGCCGAATCCTTCATCACAGCAGCGCTTCGATCTCGGCGCAGAGCTGTTCCGGCTTGGTGGTCGGGGCGAAGCGCTTGATGACCTTGCCGTCCTTGCCGATCAGGAACTTGGTGAAGTTCCACTTGATGCCCTGGCTACCCAGCAGGCCCGGCGCGCGTTGCTTGAGTTGCACGTAGAGCGGATGGGCGGCGGCGCCGTTGACGTCGATCTTCTTGAACAGCGGGAAGCTGACGCCGAAGTTCAGCTCGCAGAACTGCGAGATCTCCCCTTCATTGCCCGGCTCCTGCTTGCCGAACTGGTTGCAGGGAAAGCCAAGCACCACCAGGCCCTTG
This Pseudomonas sp. ATCC 13867 DNA region includes the following protein-coding sequences:
- a CDS encoding MarR family winged helix-turn-helix transcriptional regulator; this translates as MKDSAVLQPELLLDNQLCFRLYAVSRAVIRGYRPMLEALGLTYPQYLAMLVLWEWQAEPPEQPSVKALGERLMLDSGTLTPLLKRLEQLGLVERRRARHDEREVHLRLTPAGDALRDKVLPLREDLLCRSGLDLSASDGLREQLDSLLLQLARLDG
- a CDS encoding glutathione peroxidase; this encodes MSDALLNIPVTTIKGERKTLADFGGKALLVVNTASQCGFTPQYQGLETLWRRYKDKGLVVLGFPCNQFGKQEPGNEGEISQFCELNFGVSFPLFKKIDVNGAAAHPLYVQLKQRAPGLLGSQGIKWNFTKFLIGKDGKVIKRFAPTTKPEQLCAEIEALL